In Calonectris borealis chromosome 20, bCalBor7.hap1.2, whole genome shotgun sequence, a genomic segment contains:
- the LOC142091024 gene encoding myosin heavy chain, skeletal muscle, adult-like produces MSSDSEMAIFGEAAPYLRKSEKERIEAQNKPFDAKTSVFVVHPKESFVKGTIQSKESGKVTVKTEGGETLTVKEDQIFSMNPPKYDKIEDMAMMTHLHEPAVLYNLKERYAAWMIYTYSGLFCVTVNPYKWLPVYNPEVVLAYRGKKRQEAPPHIFSISDNAYQFMLTDRENQSILITGESGAGKTVNTKRVIQYFATIAASGDKKKEEQQSGKMQGTLEDQIISANPLLEAFGNAKTVRNDNSSRFGKFIRIHFGATGKLASADIETYLLEKSRVTFQLKAERSYHIFYQIMSNKKPELIDMLLITTNPYDYQFVSQGEITVASINDQEELMATDSAIDILGFTADEKTAIYKLTGAVMHYGNLKFKQKQREEQAEPDGTEVADKAAYLMGLNSADLLKALCYPRVKVGNEYVTKGQTVQQVNNSVGALAKAVYEKMFLWMVVRINQQLDTKQPRQYFIGVLDIAGFEIFDFNSLEQLCINFTNEKLQQFFNHHMFVLEQEEYKKEGIEWTFIDFGMDLAACIELIEKPMGIFSILEEECMFPKATDTSFKNKLYDQHLGKSNNFQKPKPGKGKAEAHFSLVHYAGTVDYNISGWLEKNKDPLNETVIGLYQKSSVKTLALLFASVGGEAEASGGGKKGGKKKGSSFQTVSALFRENLNKLMTNLRSTHPHFVRCIIPNETKTPGAMEHELVLHQLRCNGVLEGIRICRKGFPSRVLYADFKQRYKVLNASAIPEGQFIDSKKASEKLLGSIDVDHTQYKFGHTKVFFKAGLLGLLEEMRDEKLAQLITRTQARCRGFLMRVEYQRMVERRESIFCIQYNVRAFMNVKHWPWMKLFFKIKPLLKSAESEKEMANMKEEFEKTKEELAKSEAKRKELEEKMVKLVQEKNDLQLQVQAEADSLADAEERCDQLIKTKIQLEAKIKEVTERAEDEEEINAELTAKKRKLEDECSELKKDIDDLELTLAKVEKEKHATENKVKNLTEEMAALDETIAKLTKEKKALQEAHQQTLDDLQAEEDKVNTLTKAKTKLEQQVDDLEGSLEQEKKLRMDLERAKRKLEGDLKLAHDSIMDLENDKQQLDEKLKKKDFEISQIQSKIEDEQALGMQLQKKIKELQARIEELEEEIEAERTSRAKAEKHRADLSRELEEISERLEEAGGATAAQIDMNKKREAEFQKMRRDLEEATLQHEATAAALRKKHADSTAELGEQIDNLQRVKQKLEKEKSELKMEIDDLASNMESVSKSKASLEKMCRTLEDQLSEIKTKEEEHQRMINDLNAQRARLQTESGEYSRQVEEKDALISQLSRGKQAFTQQIEELKRHLEEEIKAKSALAHALQSARHDCDLLREQYEEEQEAKGELQRALSKANSEVAQWRTKYETDAIQRTEELEEAKKKLAQRLQDAEEHVEAVNAKCASLEKTKQRLQNEVEDLMIDVERSNAACAALDKKQKNFDKILAEWKQKYEETQAELEASQKESRSLSTELFKMKNAYEESLDHLETLKRENKNLQQEIADLTEQIAEGGKAIHELEKVKKQIEQEKYEIQAALEEAEASLEHEEGKILRLQLELNQVKSEIDRKIAEKDEEIDQMKRNHLRVVESMQSTLDAEIRSRNEALRLKKKMEGDLNEMEIQLSHANRVAAEAQKNLRNTQAVLKDTQIHLDDALRSQEDLKEQVAMVERRANLLQAEVEELRAALEQTERSRKVAEQELMDASERVQLLHSQNTSLINTKKKLETDIAQIQGEMEDTIQEARNAEDKAKKAITDAAMMAEELKKEQDTSAHLERMKKNLDQTVKDLQHRLDEAEQLALKGGKKQIQKLEARVRELEGEVDAEQKRSAEAVKGVRKYERRVKELTYQSEEDRKNILRLQDLVDKLQMKVKSYKRQAEEAEELSNVNLSKFRKIQHELEEAEERADIAESQVNKLRVKSREFHSKKIGEEE; encoded by the exons ATGTCGTCAGACTCTGAGATGGCCATCTTTGGGGAGGCAGCTCCTTACCTCCGGAAATCAGAAAAGGAGAGAATCGAGGCCCAGAACAAGCCTTTCGATGCCAAGACTTCAGTCTTTGTGGTGCATCCTAAGGAATCCTTTGTGAAAGGGACAATCCAGAGCAAAGAATCAGGGAAAGTCACCGTCAAGACTGAAGGTGGAGAG ACTCTGACCGTGAAGGAAGATCAAATCTTCTCCATGAACCCTCCCAAGTATGATAAAATTGAGGACATGGCCATGATGACCCACCTCCACGAACCTGCTGTGCTGTACAACCTCAAAGAGCGTTATGCAGCCTGGATGATCTAC ACCTACTCAGGTCTCTTCTGTGTCACTGTCAACCCCTACAAGTGGCTGCCGGTGTACAACCCAGAGGTGGTGTTGGCCTACCGAGGCAAGAAGCGCCAGGAGGCCCCTCCACACATCTTCTCCATCTCTGACAATGCCTATCAGTTCATGCTAACTG ATCGCGAGAACCAGTCAATCCTGATCAC CGGAGAATCCGGTGCAGGAAAGACTGTGAACACAAAGCGTGTCATCCAGTACTTTGCAACAATTGCAGCGAGCGGGGATaagaagaaggaagagcagcagtcAGGCAAAATGCAG GGAACGCTTGAGGATCAAATCATCAGCGCCAACCCACTGCTAGAGGCTTTTGGAAATGCCAAGACTGTGAGGAATGACAACTCCTCACGCTTT GGCAAATTCATTCGAATCCACTTCGGAGCCACAGGCAAACTGGCTTCTGCTGACATTGAAACAT ATCTGCTGGAGAAGTCCAGAGTCACTTTCCAGCTCAAGGCAGAAAGAAGCTACCACATATTTTATCAGATCATGTCCAACAAGAAGCCAGAGCTAATTG ACATGCTCCTCATTACCACCAACCCATATGACTACCAATTTGTGAGTCAAGGTGAGATCACTGTTGCCAGCATTAATGACCAGGAAGAGCTGATGGCTACAGAT AGTGCCATTGACATCCTGGGCTTCACTGCTGATGAGAAAACAGCCATTTACAAGCTGACAGGGGCTGTCATGCACTATGGGAACTTGAAGTTCAAGCAGAAGCAGCgtgaggagcaggcagagccagaTGGCACAGAAG TTGCTGACAAGGCCGCCTATTTGATGGGTCTGAACTCAGCTGACCTGCTCAAGGCCCTGTGCTACCCCCGAGTCAAGGTTGGGAATGAATATGTGACCAAGGGTCAAACCGTGCAGCAG GTGAACAATTCAGTGGGTGCTCTTGCAAAGGCTGTCTATGAGAAGATGTTCCTGTGGATGGTTGTTCGCATCAACCAACAGCTGGATACCAAGCAGCCCAGACAGTACTTCATTGGTGTCCTGGACATTGCTGGCTTCGAGATCTTTGAT TTTAACAGCCTGGAGCAGCTGTGCATCAACTTCACCAATGAGAAACTGCAACAGTTCTTCAACCACCACATGTtcgtgctggagcaggaggagtacAAGAAGGAAGGAATTGAATGGACATTCATTGACTTTGGGATGGACCTGGCTGCCTGCATTGAGCTCATTGAAAAA CCCATGGGCATCTTCTCCATCCTGGAAGAGGAGTGCATGTTCCCCAAGGCAACTGACACCTCTTTCAAGAACAAGCTCTATGACCAGCATCTGGGCAAGTCCAACAACTTCCAGAAGCCCAAACCTGGCAAAGGCAAGGCTGAGGCCCACTTCTCCCTGGTGCACTACGCTGGCACCGTGGACTATAACATCTCTGGCTGGCTTGAAAAGAACAAAGACCCCCTAAACGAAACAGTCATTGGGCTGTATCAGAAATCATCTGTGAAGACACTGGCATTACTTTTTGCCTCTGTTGGTGGAGAAGCAG AGGCTAGTGGTGGTGGCAAGAAAGGTGGCAAGAAGAAGGGTTCTTCTTTCCAGACTGTCTCAGCTCTTTTCCGG GAGAACCTAAACAAGCTGATGACCAATCTACGGAGCACTCACCCGCATTTTGTCCGTTGCATCatcccaaatgaaacaaaaacacctG GTGCCATGGAGCATGAACTGGTACTTCACCAGCTGCGGTGTAACGGTGTGCTGGAAGGGATCAGAATTTGCAGGAAAGGTTTCCCCAGCAGAGTTCTCTATGCTGACTTCAAACAGAG ATACAAGGTGCTTAATGCCAGTGCTATCCCAGAGGGACAGTTCATTGATAGCAAGAAGGCTTCTGAGAAGCTTCTTGGGTCAATCGATGTGGACCACACCCAGTACAAATTTGGTCACACCAAG GTGTTCTTCAAAGCTGGGCTGCTGGGACTCCTGGAGGAGATGAGGGATGAGAAGCTGGCACAGCTCATCACTCGCACACAGGCCAGGTGCAGGGGCTTCCTGATGAGAGTGGAGTACCAGAGAATGGTGGAGAGGAG GGAGTCCATCTTTTGCATCCAGTACAACGTTCGTGCATTCATGAACGTGAAGCACTGGCCCTGGATGAAGCTGTTCTTCAAGATCAAGCCCTTGCTGAAGAGTGCAGAATCTGAGAAGGAGATGGCCAACATGAAGGAAGAGTTTGAGAAAACCAAGGAAGAGCTTGCAAAGTCTGAggcaaagaggaaggagctggaggagaaaatggtGAAACTGGTGCAGGAGAAAAATGACCTGCAGCTCCAAGTGCAAGCT GAAGCAGATAGCTTGGCTGATGCTGAGGAAAGATGTGACCAGctcatcaaaaccaaaatccagtTGGAAGCCAAAATTAAGGAGGTGACTGAAAGGGCTGAAGACGAGGAGGAAATTAATGCTGAGCTGACAGCCAAGAAGAGGAAACTGGAGGATGAATgttcagagctgaagaaagatATTGACGATCTTGAGTTAACACTGGCCAAGGTTGAGAAGGAAAAACATGCCACCGAAAACAAG GTGAAAAACCTCACAGAGGAGATGGCAGCCCTGGACGAGACCATCGCCAAGctgacaaaagagaagaaagccctCCAAGAGGCCCATCAGCAGACACTGGATGACCTGCAGGCAGAAGAGGACAAAGTCAATACGCTAACCAAAGCTAAAAccaagctggagcagcaagtggaCGAT CTGGAAGGGTCCCTGGAGCAAGAGAAGAAACTGCGCATGGACCTTGAGAGAGCTAAGAGGAAACTCGAAGGAGACCTGAAGCTGGCCCATGACAGCATAATGGATTTGGAAAATGATAAGCAGCAGCTGGATGAGAAACTCAAGAA GAAAGACTTTGAAATCAGCCAGATCCAGAGCAAAATTGAGGATGAGCAAGCCCTGGGCATGCAATTACAGAAGAAGATCAAGGAGCTGCAG GCTCGTATTGAGGAACTGGAGGAGGAAATTGAGGCAGAACGAACCTCTCgagcaaaagcagagaagcatcGGGCTGACCTCTCGAGGGAGCTAGAGGAGATCAGCGAGCgcctggaagaagcaggagggGCTACCGCAGCTCAGATCGATATGAACAAGAAGCGTGAGGCAGAATTTCAGAAGATGCGTCGCGACCTCGAAGAGGCCACTCTGCAGCATGAAGCCACAGCTGCCGCCCTGCGGAAGAAGCATGCGGATAGCACAGCTGAGCTTGGGGAGCAGATCGACAACCTGCAACGAGtgaagcagaagctggagaaggagaagagtgaGCTGAAGATGGAGATTGACGACTTGGCCAGCAACATGGAGTCTGTCTCCAAATCCAAG GCAAGTCTGGAGAAGATGTGCCGCACACTGGAAGACCAGCTGAGTGAGATTAAGACAAAAGAAGAAGAGCATCAGCGCATGATCAATGACCTCAATGCTCAAAGAGCTCGTCTGCAGACAGAATCAG GTGAATATTCACGCCAGGTGGAGGAGAAAGATGCTCTGATTTCTCAGCTGTCAAGAGGCAAGCAGGCATTCACCCAACAGATTGAGGAACTCAAGAGGCACCTAGAGGAAGAGATAAAG GCCAAGAGTGCCCTGGCCCACGCCTTGCAGTCTGCTCGCCATGACTGTGACTTGCTCCGGGAACAAtatgaggaggagcaggaagccaAGGGGGAGCTGCAGCGTGCCCTGTCCAAGGCCAACAGCGAAGTGGCCCAGTGGAGAACCAAATATGAGACGGACGCTATTCAGCGcacagaggagctggaggaggccaa GAAGAAGCTGGCACAGCGCCTGCAGGATGCAGAGGAACATGTCGAAGCTGTGAATGCCAAATGTGCTTCCctggaaaagacaaagcagaggctgcagaaTGAAGTGGAGGACCTGATGATTGACGTGGAGCGATCAAATGCCGCCTGCGCAGCTCTGGATAAGAAGCAGAAGAACTTTGACAAG ATCCTGGCAGAGTGGAAGCAGAAGTATGAGGAAACACAGGCTGAGCTGGAAGCCTCCCAGAAGGAGTCTCGCTCTCTCAGCACGGAGCTCTTTAAGATGAAGAATGCCTATGAGGAGTCCTTGGACCACCTGGAAACGCTGAAGCGTGAGAACAAGAACTTGCAGC AGGAGATTGCTGACCTCACAGAGCAGATTGCCGAGGGAGGAAAGGCAATTCATGAGCTGGAGAAAGTCAAGAAGCAGATTGAGCAGGAGAAATATGAAATCCAGGCTGCTCTGGAGGAAGCTGAG GCCTCCCTGGAACATGAAGAAGGGAAGATCCTGCGCCTCCAACTTGAGCTCAACCAGGTGAAGTCTGAGATTGACAGGAAGATAGCAGAGAAAGATGAGGAGATCGACCAGATGAAGAGAAACCACCTCCGAGTGGTGGAGTCCATGCAGAGCACCCTGGATGCTGAGATCAGGAGCAGGAATGAAGCCCTGCGGCTGAAGAAGAAGATGGAGGGAGACCTGAATGAAATGGAGATCCAGCTGAGCCATGCCAACCGCGTGGCTGCAGAGGCACAAAAGAATCTGAGAAACACACAGGCAGTACTAAAG GATACGCAGATACACTTGGACGATGCTCTCAGAAGTCAGGAGGACCTGAAGGAGCAGGTAGCCATGGTGGAGCGCAGAGCAAACCTGTTGCAGGCTGAAGTTGAGGAGCTAcgggcagccctggagcagacAGAGCGGTCAAGGAAAGTGGCTGAACAGGAACTGATGGATGCAAGTGAGCGAGTTCAGCTCCTCCACTCTCAG aatACCAGCTTGATCAACACCAAGAAGAAGCTGGAAACCGACATTGCCCAAATTCAGGGTGAAATGGAGGATACGATCCAGGAAGCCCGCAATGCTGAAGACAAGGCCAAAAAGGCCATCACAGAT GCAGCCATGATGGCAGAAGAactgaagaaggagcaggacacCAGTGCCCACCTGGAGAGGATGAAGAAGAACCTGGACCAGACGGTGAAGGACCTGCAGCACCGTCTGGATGAGGCTGAGCAGTTGGCACTGAAGGGAGGCAAGAAGCAAATCCAGAAGCTGGAGGCCAGA GTGCGGGAGTTGGAAGGGGAGGTTGATGCTGAGCAGAAGCGCAGCGCTGAAGCCGTGAAGGGTGTGCGCAAGTACGAGAGGAGGGTGAAGGAGCTGACCTACCAG TCTGAGGAAGACCGGAAGAATATTCTCAGGCTGCAGGATCTGGTGGACAAGCTGCAAATGAAGGTGAAATCCTACAAGAGACAAGCTGAGGAGGCT GAGGAGCTGTCCAATGTCAACCTCTCCAAGTTCCGCAAGATCCAGCACGAGCTGGAGGAAGCCGAGGAACGGGCTGACATTGCAGAGTCGCAGGTCAACAAGCTCCGAGTGAAGAGCCGGGAGTTTCACAGCAAGAAGATAGGAGAGGAAGAGTGA